From Uloborus diversus isolate 005 chromosome 8, Udiv.v.3.1, whole genome shotgun sequence, a single genomic window includes:
- the LOC129228060 gene encoding tenascin-like, translated as MERIFVQFMFFIVIFLTYSVEAQFKDMKEDNTESARGFEDPCSAFNCGEMGDCVFNNDDMKPHCRCKNGWTGDKCETDLCGARDCGEMGYCVWNEKERKTQCLCKNGWSGENCETDLCSDFDCGEMGSCIFNEQDMKPRCLCKDGWSGDKCEADLCGEFSCGEMGYCVWNEKEMKPKCFCKNGWSGEKCEIDLCKELECGEMGSCIFNEQDMKPKCLCKDGWSGNKCETDLCSGFNCGVHGDCVWNEKEELPQCRCYKGWSGEKCEKDPCAGQNCSGHGYCDWYPSSEIHCVCSDGWSGTDCHIDPCQGRNCSGRGRCVWDEMREQPRCFCFNGWSGLNCHISPCQGRNCSGHGYCEWDSQYERPRCICQDGWIGPNCQTTACEERDCNKNGVCLWDPVEKIPRCLCETGWTGKDCQLNACQYRDCNQNGICLWDQTQKAPVCMCKSGWAGKDCELKTATENRYSNLWLLLMFAVITTCAILFFICLIVLMCRNKRLEEKLLP; from the exons ATGGAGAGGATTTTcgttcaatttatgtttttcattgtgaTCTTTTTAACCTATTCTGTGGAAGCTCAATTTAAAGATATGAAAGAAGACAATACAGAAAGCGCACGAGGATTTGAAG ATCCATGTAGTGCCTTCAACTGTGGAGAAATGGGTGATTGCGTTTTTAATAATGATGATATGAAGCCGCATTGTCGGTGTAAGAATGGTTGGACAGGAGACAAATGTGAAACAG aTTTATGTGGTGCCCGTGACTGTGGAGAAATGGGTTATTGCGTATGGAATGAGAAGGAGAGGAAGACACAATGTTTGTGTAAAAACGGTTGGTCGGGCGAAAATTGTGAAACAG ACTTATGCAGTGACTTTGACTGCGGGGAAATGGGAAGTTGCATATTTAACGAACAAGACATGAAGCCGAGATGCCTCTGTAAGGATGGTTGGTCCGGCGACAAATGCGAAGCAG ATTTATGTGGTGAATTTAGCTGCGGAGAAATGGGTTATTGCGTAtggaatgaaaaggaaatgaagccGAAATGTTTTTGTAAGAATGGTTGGTCCGGTGAAAAATGTGAAATAG ATTTGTGCAAAGAACTTGAATGTGGTGAAATGGGAAGTTGCATATTTAATGAACAAGATATGAAGCCAAAATGCCTGTGTAAGGATGGTTGGTCCGGTAACAAATGCGAAACGG ACTTATGTAGTGGCTTTAACTGTGGAGTTCATGGTGATTGCGTATGGAATGAGAAGGAGGAGCTGCCGCAGTGTCGGTGCTATAAGGGTTGGTCTGGAGAAAAATGCGAAAAAG ATCCCTGTGCGGGGCAAAATTGCAGCGGCCATGGATACTGTGACTGGTATCCTTCAAGCGAAATACACTGTGTGTGCAGTGACGGCTGGAGTGGTACAGACTGCCATATCG ATCCTTGTCAAGGAAGAAATTGCAGCGGTCGTGGACGTTGTGTATGGGATGAAATGAGGGAACAACCAAGATGTTTCTGCTTCAACGGTTGGAGTGGTTTAAACTGCCATATCA GTCCCTGCCAGGGTAGGAACTGTAGCGGTCACGGATATTGTGAATGGGATTCGCAATATGAACGGCCTAGATGCATTTGCCAAGATGGATGGATTGGTCCAAACTGCCAAACAA CTGCTTGCGAAGAACGAGACTGCAATAAAAATGGAGTCTGCCTGTGGGATCCTGTTGAAAAAATTCCTCGGTGTCTGTGTGAGACTGGCTGGACTGGAAAAGACTGTCAATTAA ATGCTTGCCAATATAGGGATTGTAACCAGAATGGAATTTGTCTGTGGGATCAAACTCAAAAAGCCCCAGTGTGTATGTGCAAAAGTGGCTGGGCTGGTAAAGATTGTGAGTTAA aaaccgCAACTGAAAACCGTTATTCCAACTTGTGGTTGCTGTTGATGTTTGCTGTGATAACTACTTGTGCCATATTGTTCTTCATCTGTTTAATTGTCCTAATGTGCCGgaataaaag GTTAGAAGAGAAATTACTACCATAA